The Chryseobacterium geocarposphaerae genomic sequence TAATTTTTCTATATTCTTCCTGAGTTGTGGCTCCGATTACGGTAATTTCACCTCTTGCCAATTCCGGTTTAAGTAAATTCGCAACGTTTCCGATGCTTCCTTTTGGGTCCAAAAGAGTATGAATCTCGTCAATGAAAAGAATGGCTTTTTCAATTTTTTTACATTCATTGATTACTTTTTTCAGACGGTCTTCAATCTCTCCTTTATAAGATGTTCCGGCTAATAATGCTCCGGTATCCAGTTCCAAAAGGGTTCCGTTTTTCAACATATCAGGAACATTCCCTTTGGTAATTTCGATGGCAAAACCTTCTACTAAGGCCGTTTTTCCAACTCCCGGCTCCCCGATAATAATTACGTTCGGCTTACTTCTCCTGCAAAGAATCTCAACCAGCATTCTGAGCTCTTTATCTCTTCCGATAATGTTTTCCAGTTCACCTTTTCTCGCCTGAGCTGTTCTGTCTACACAATAGCTCTTAATAGACGGAAAAGAATTATCCGAATACTCTGATCCGTTTGAAAAAATAGAGGAAAAATTTCCATTTTCCGAACTTTCATAGGGGGTATCTTTTCTGTATAAATTGAAAATTTCGTGTTCTCTTAAAGGTAAAGATTTAAGTTGCTGTAAAGTAAATGCAACCTGCGGTTTTACGATAGCTGTGAGAATACAGATTGGGGTAATTTCGTCTAATCCTAATTTTAAACGGACATCATCGGCTTCTTCCACAATATTGTCCACCGATTCGTCTTCACCGACCTCATCAGGAAGGTGTGTGGTTTTAGGATAATCTTCAATTCTTACATCGGCCCACTCGTAGAAATATCCCGGATCTTTATCTATACTTTTCAAAAATTCATTAAGTCCGATATCTTTATGCATTAACGCCTGCAAAATATGGGGCGCTCCATAAGTTCCGTTATAATTTTCTCTCGCTATAGACTGTGCAATATGAAACAATTGTTTTACTGTTTCATTGGTTACTAGTACTCCCATTATGTTCTTTCTATATTAATAATTTGTGTTTGTGATTGGTTGGTGTTGACAGCAAAATTAAACAAGTTTATTTATACAATAAATTTATTCTGCTATTTATTTTAATTTTCAATTGTATTTGACTATTTATAAGAGTCTTTGAACTTCAATACACTTTTATAAACACGCAGGCTGTCTGCTTTAAAAGGTGTATTATTAAGTAACAACTCAAAACTATTGTTATCCGGTGCTATTTTAAATTCTAATTGTTGCTGGGCTCCGGATTTTTTAAATGCTTCATTGGCCGTTTCCCAATTAAAGAAGGCGCGTCCTTCAAAAGCTTCTCCTTTCCCCGTTTCCCAATAAAAATCAATTTCTTTTGGAACGGAACGCTCCATAGCAGCCGGATTTTCTACCCAGGGACGAAGCATTGTTTCTCTTTCTCCATTATAATAATCCGTATCTATTCTAAACAGTTTAAAGCCTTTATTGGCAGAAGTCACTTTGGGATACCAGTTGTAACGGATTCTGTATTGCTTCCATTTTTCCGGAGATTCATTAGGAAGATAGTATTCTTTAGCAAGTTCTTCAAAAAGTTCAGGATCTACATGGTATATTCTCTGGTATTTTTCTTTGTATTTTTTTATGTCTGCTTCATTGGTGATGCGCTCTGCCTGATATTCCCCCAGCTCTATTTGTGTTGGTCCGTAACCAAACCACACAACCACCATTCCTTTTGGTGCAAAACCAAAAATCAGGTCAGAAAACCTCTTATAAGCTATTTGATATTCATTGTATTTTTGATGAAAATCAGGTTCATCTCTACGGTTGATGAATTGCTTCAGAGGAACTGAAGATTTAGACTCATCTATGGCATACGCTCTTTGAACCCAATCTTGTACTTTCTCTTTTGGAAAACTGGCCTTTAAATGATAAAATGCATTTTCTGCGTCTGAGTAATAAATAACGTCTGCCCCAATAGGTGTTCCTCCCTGATCGGTAAAACCTTTTCCTGACATCCCCCAACTTCCTGAAGAATGACCATATGGCAAATGAGCCGAGATACCTTCCAAAGTAAT encodes the following:
- a CDS encoding DUF2931 family protein, whose product is MKKEKIIPSYNVQLSHSDNKHSVGPVEDSIITLEGISAHLPYGHSSGSWGMSGKGFTDQGGTPIGADVIYYSDAENAFYHLKASFPKEKVQDWVQRAYAIDESKSSVPLKQFINRRDEPDFHQKYNEYQIAYKRFSDLIFGFAPKGMVVVWFGYGPTQIELGEYQAERITNEADIKKYKEKYQRIYHVDPELFEELAKEYYLPNESPEKWKQYRIRYNWYPKVTSANKGFKLFRIDTDYYNGERETMLRPWVENPAAMERSVPKEIDFYWETGKGEAFEGRAFFNWETANEAFKKSGAQQQLEFKIAPDNNSFELLLNNTPFKADSLRVYKSVLKFKDSYK